A genome region from Brachymonas denitrificans includes the following:
- the tldD gene encoding metalloprotease TldD — protein MSAPFAAPAVASPSVKGTRERLAIAESLLLEPFGLTRHHLHKALAAMHTRKVDDADLYFQTTCSEGWSLEEGIVKTGSFSIDQGVGVRAVSGEKTAFAYSDDISFASLMDAVRTVRAIGATGKQGRVKTSVKAKAEKVARSRQLYAAFNPISTLDSTAKVALLERIEKMARARDPRIKQVMAGLAAEHDVVLVARADGTLAADVRPLVRMSLTVIAEQQQDGQTRREVGSAGGGGRLGLDYFDDALLAQYVDEAVSAALTNLEARPAPAGEMDVVLGAGWPGVLLHEAIGHGLEGDFNRKGSSAFTDRIGQRVAAKGVTVLDDGTLPDRRGSLNVDDEGNPTQRTALIEDGILTGYLQDRMNARLMRGKTTGNGRRESYAHTPMPRMTNTYMLGGSEDPQAIIGSLKKGLYASNFGGGQVDITSGKFVFSASQAWWVEDGKLQYPVKGATLIGNGPDALTRVAMIGNDMRLDSGVGTCGKEGQSVPVGVGQPTMRINGLTVGGTA, from the coding sequence ATGAGTGCCCCTTTTGCCGCTCCTGCAGTGGCCTCTCCCTCGGTCAAAGGCACGCGCGAGCGCCTGGCCATTGCCGAATCGCTGCTGCTCGAACCCTTCGGCCTGACGCGCCACCATCTGCACAAGGCGCTGGCCGCCATGCACACGCGCAAGGTCGATGACGCCGACCTGTATTTCCAGACCACCTGCAGCGAAGGCTGGAGCCTGGAGGAAGGCATCGTCAAGACCGGCAGCTTCAGCATCGACCAGGGCGTGGGCGTGCGCGCCGTTTCGGGCGAGAAAACCGCGTTTGCCTACTCGGACGACATCTCGTTCGCCTCGCTGATGGACGCCGTGCGTACCGTGCGCGCCATCGGCGCCACCGGCAAGCAGGGCCGCGTCAAGACCAGCGTCAAGGCCAAGGCTGAAAAAGTGGCGCGCAGCCGCCAGCTGTATGCGGCCTTCAACCCCATTTCCACGCTGGACAGCACCGCCAAGGTGGCCCTGCTCGAGCGCATCGAGAAAATGGCCCGCGCCAGGGATCCGCGCATCAAGCAGGTGATGGCGGGGCTGGCTGCCGAGCACGACGTGGTGCTGGTGGCCCGCGCCGACGGCACGCTGGCGGCCGACGTGCGTCCCTTGGTGCGCATGAGTCTGACGGTGATCGCCGAACAGCAGCAGGACGGACAGACGCGCCGCGAGGTCGGCTCGGCCGGCGGCGGTGGCCGCCTGGGCCTGGACTATTTCGACGATGCCCTGCTCGCCCAGTATGTGGACGAAGCCGTCAGCGCCGCCCTGACCAACCTGGAGGCCCGCCCCGCCCCCGCCGGCGAGATGGACGTGGTGCTGGGCGCCGGCTGGCCCGGCGTGCTGCTGCACGAGGCCATCGGCCACGGCCTGGAAGGCGACTTCAACCGCAAGGGCAGCAGCGCCTTCACCGACCGCATCGGCCAGCGCGTGGCCGCCAAGGGCGTGACCGTGCTCGACGACGGCACCCTGCCCGACCGCCGCGGCAGCCTGAACGTGGACGACGAAGGCAATCCGACGCAGCGCACCGCGCTGATCGAGGACGGCATCCTCACCGGCTACCTGCAGGACCGCATGAACGCGCGCCTGATGCGCGGCAAGACCACCGGCAACGGCCGCCGCGAAAGCTATGCCCACACCCCCATGCCGCGCATGACCAATACCTACATGCTGGGTGGCAGCGAGGATCCGCAGGCCATTATCGGCAGCCTGAAGAAAGGCTTGTACGCCAGCAACTTCGGCGGCGGCCAGGTCGACATCACCAGTGGCAAGTTCGTGTTCTCGGCCAGCCAGGCCTGGTGGGTGGAAGACGGCAAGCTGCAATACCCCGTCAAGGGCGCCACGCTGATCGGCAACGGCCCCGATGCCCTCACCCGCGTGGCCATGATCGGCAATGACATGCGGCTGGACAGCGGCGTCGGCACCTGCGGCAAGGAAGGCCAGAGCGTGCCGGTGGGCGTGGGCCAGCCGACCATGCGCATCAACGGCCTGACGGTGGGTGGAACGGCCTGA
- a CDS encoding TlpA disulfide reductase family protein — translation MTSPRKNPAAAPTRRGWLGWAAAAAGLGAAGLAAWRFGAGPSVPQPPADWWSQRLAPPQGDGTVALSTFRGKPLVLNFWATWCPPCIRELPLLDAFYQQHRQNGLQMLGIAVDQPEAVMRFLRQRPLDFPVLLAGDAGMGLALPLGNNRNALPFSVLFNADGEALEHRLGEIDQNTLARWAGMVQLAKS, via the coding sequence ATGACATCACCCAGGAAAAACCCCGCAGCCGCCCCGACCCGTCGTGGCTGGCTGGGATGGGCCGCCGCTGCCGCCGGACTGGGCGCCGCCGGCCTGGCCGCCTGGCGTTTCGGCGCCGGCCCTTCCGTACCGCAACCACCGGCCGACTGGTGGAGCCAGCGCCTGGCGCCGCCGCAGGGCGATGGCACGGTGGCGCTTTCCACCTTCCGCGGCAAGCCGCTGGTACTGAATTTCTGGGCCACCTGGTGCCCGCCCTGCATCCGCGAACTGCCTTTGCTGGACGCCTTCTACCAGCAACATCGCCAGAACGGCCTGCAAATGCTGGGAATTGCCGTGGATCAGCCGGAAGCCGTGATGCGCTTCCTGCGCCAGCGGCCGCTGGATTTTCCGGTGCTGCTGGCCGGCGACGCCGGCATGGGCCTGGCCCTGCCGCTGGGCAACAATCGCAATGCCCTACCCTTCAGCGTGCTGTTCAATGCCGATGGCGAAGCGCTGGAACACCGGCTGGGTGAGATCGACCAGAACACCCTGGCGCGCTGGGCCGGCATGGTTCAACTCGCAAAATCATGA
- a CDS encoding DUF779 domain-containing protein, producing the protein MVDRVVATPEALELIRQLQQEHGELMFHQSGGCCDNSAANCYLPTDLTIGIRDLKLGEVGGVPFYISKTQFETWKHTQLILDVIDGRGGTFSLEEPTGKAFHTRSRVFTPEEQAWLEQHPPQDMAPDLS; encoded by the coding sequence ATGGTTGATCGTGTCGTGGCCACTCCGGAGGCCTTGGAACTGATCCGGCAACTGCAGCAGGAACACGGCGAGCTGATGTTCCACCAGTCCGGCGGCTGCTGCGACAACAGCGCGGCCAACTGCTACCTGCCCACCGACCTGACCATCGGCATCCGCGATCTGAAGCTGGGTGAAGTGGGCGGCGTGCCGTTCTACATCAGCAAGACCCAGTTCGAAACCTGGAAGCACACCCAGCTGATCCTGGACGTGATCGACGGCCGCGGCGGCACGTTTTCGCTGGAGGAGCCGACCGGCAAGGCCTTCCATACCCGCTCGCGCGTGTTCACGCCCGAGGAGCAGGCCTGGCTGGAACAGCACCCCCCGCAGGACATGGCGCCGGACCTGTCCTGA
- the exaC gene encoding acetaldehyde dehydrogenase ExaC: MIYPAPGQAGAPVQFKARYENFINGQWTPPVKGKYADNVTPITGKPYCQVPDGTAEDIELALDAAHAAKDKWGQTSTTERSNILIKIAERIEANLEKLAYAETVDNGKPIRETMAADIPLSADHFRYFAGCIRAQEGGISEIDATTIAYHFHEPLGVVGQIIPWNFPILMAAWKLAPALAAGNCIVLKPASATPTSILVLMELIADLLPPGVLNIVNGSGRAAGMTLASSPRIAKIAFTGSTSTGRVIAQAAANSLIPATLELGGKSPNIFFEDVMDKDDAYLDKAVEGLVLFAFNKGEVCTCPSRALIQESIYERFMERCLKRIAAIKHGNPLDTETMLGAQASEEQVTKIGSYLELGKQEGAEVLCGGERAQMPGDLAGGYYIQPTLFKGHNKMRVFQEEIFGPVLAVTTFKDEAEALAIANDTIYGLGAGVWSRNGNIAYRMGRGIKAGRVWTNCYHHYPAHAAFGGYKESGIGRENHKMMLAHYQQTKNLLVSYSENKLGFF, from the coding sequence ATGATCTATCCCGCCCCCGGCCAGGCCGGCGCCCCGGTGCAATTCAAGGCCCGCTACGAGAACTTCATCAACGGGCAGTGGACGCCCCCGGTGAAGGGCAAGTATGCGGACAACGTCACCCCGATTACCGGCAAGCCCTACTGCCAGGTGCCGGACGGCACGGCAGAGGATATCGAGCTGGCGCTGGACGCAGCCCATGCCGCCAAGGACAAGTGGGGCCAGACCTCCACCACCGAGCGCAGCAACATCCTGATCAAAATCGCCGAACGCATCGAGGCCAACCTGGAAAAGCTGGCCTATGCCGAAACCGTGGACAACGGCAAGCCGATCCGCGAGACCATGGCGGCCGACATCCCGCTGTCTGCCGACCATTTCCGCTATTTCGCCGGCTGCATCCGCGCGCAGGAAGGCGGCATCTCCGAGATCGACGCCACCACCATTGCCTACCATTTCCATGAACCGCTCGGCGTGGTCGGCCAGATCATTCCCTGGAACTTCCCGATCCTGATGGCCGCGTGGAAGCTGGCGCCCGCGCTGGCAGCCGGCAACTGCATCGTGCTCAAGCCCGCTTCGGCCACGCCCACCAGCATTCTGGTGCTGATGGAGCTGATCGCCGACCTGCTGCCGCCCGGCGTGCTCAACATCGTCAACGGCTCCGGCCGCGCCGCCGGCATGACGCTGGCCTCCAGCCCGCGCATCGCCAAGATCGCCTTCACCGGCTCCACCTCCACCGGCCGCGTCATCGCCCAGGCCGCCGCCAACAGCCTGATTCCGGCCACGCTGGAGCTGGGCGGCAAGTCGCCCAACATCTTCTTCGAGGATGTGATGGACAAGGATGATGCCTATCTGGACAAGGCGGTGGAAGGCCTGGTGCTGTTTGCCTTCAACAAGGGCGAAGTCTGCACCTGCCCGTCGCGCGCGCTGATCCAGGAATCGATCTACGAGCGCTTCATGGAGCGCTGCCTCAAGCGCATCGCCGCCATCAAGCACGGCAACCCGCTGGATACCGAAACCATGCTGGGCGCACAGGCCTCCGAAGAGCAGGTGACCAAGATCGGCTCCTACCTGGAACTGGGCAAGCAGGAAGGTGCCGAGGTGCTGTGCGGCGGCGAGCGCGCGCAGATGCCGGGCGATCTGGCCGGTGGCTACTACATCCAGCCGACGCTGTTCAAGGGCCACAACAAGATGCGCGTATTCCAGGAGGAGATCTTCGGCCCGGTGCTGGCCGTGACCACCTTCAAGGACGAGGCCGAAGCGCTGGCGATTGCCAACGACACCATCTACGGCCTGGGTGCCGGCGTGTGGAGCCGCAATGGCAACATCGCCTACCGCATGGGCCGCGGCATCAAGGCCGGCCGCGTCTGGACCAACTGCTACCACCACTATCCGGCGCATGCCGCCTTCGGTGGCTACAAGGAATCCGGCATCGGCCGCGAGAACCACAAGATGATGCTGGCGCACTACCAGCAGACCAAGAACCTGCTGGTGAGCTACAGCGAGAACAAGCTGGGCTTTTTCTGA
- the accC gene encoding acetyl-CoA carboxylase biotin carboxylase subunit produces the protein MFKKILIANRGEIALRIQRACKEMGIKAVMVYSEADREAKYVKLADEAICIGPAPSAQSYLHMPAIISAAEVTDAEAIHPGYGFLSENADFAERVEKSGFAFIGPTAESIRIMGDKVSAKHAMIKAGVPCVPGSDGELPDDPAEIKRIAKQIGYPVIIKAAGGGGGRGMRVVHTEAALINAVAMTKAEAGTAFGNPAVYMEKFLQNPRHIEIQVLADTHRNAVYLGERDCSMQRRHQKVIEEAPAPGINRRALERIGDRCAAACRKIGYRGAGTFEFLYENGEFYFIEMNTRVQVEHPVTEMVTGIDIVRAQIQIAAGEKLPFTQRQILTQSRGHAIECRINAEDAYKFIPSPGRITAWHPPGGPGVRVDSHVYTNYFVPPTYDSMIGKLIVHGDTREQAMARMRTALGEIVVEGINTNIPLHRELMVDARFIEGGTNIHYLEEWLHQRER, from the coding sequence ATGTTCAAGAAAATTCTGATCGCCAACCGTGGAGAGATCGCCCTGCGCATCCAGCGCGCCTGCAAGGAAATGGGCATCAAGGCGGTCATGGTGTATTCCGAGGCCGACCGCGAAGCCAAGTACGTGAAGCTGGCCGACGAGGCCATCTGCATCGGTCCGGCGCCCTCCGCGCAGAGCTATCTGCACATGCCGGCCATCATTTCGGCGGCCGAAGTGACCGATGCCGAGGCCATTCACCCCGGCTACGGATTTCTGAGCGAGAACGCTGACTTTGCCGAGCGCGTGGAGAAAAGCGGCTTTGCCTTCATCGGCCCTACCGCCGAGTCGATCCGCATCATGGGTGACAAGGTGTCGGCCAAGCATGCCATGATCAAGGCGGGTGTGCCCTGCGTGCCCGGCTCCGATGGCGAACTGCCGGATGATCCGGCCGAGATCAAGCGCATTGCCAAGCAGATCGGCTATCCGGTGATCATCAAGGCCGCCGGCGGCGGCGGTGGCCGCGGCATGCGCGTGGTACATACCGAGGCCGCGCTGATCAACGCCGTGGCCATGACCAAGGCCGAAGCCGGCACTGCCTTCGGCAACCCCGCGGTCTACATGGAAAAATTCCTGCAGAACCCGCGTCATATCGAGATTCAGGTGCTGGCCGACACGCACCGCAATGCGGTCTATCTGGGCGAGCGCGACTGTTCCATGCAGCGCCGCCACCAGAAGGTGATCGAGGAAGCCCCTGCCCCCGGCATCAACCGCCGCGCGCTGGAGCGCATCGGCGACCGCTGTGCCGCTGCCTGCCGCAAGATCGGCTACCGTGGCGCCGGCACCTTCGAGTTCCTGTACGAGAACGGCGAGTTCTACTTCATCGAGATGAACACACGCGTGCAGGTGGAGCATCCGGTGACCGAGATGGTGACGGGTATTGACATCGTGCGCGCGCAGATCCAGATCGCTGCCGGCGAGAAGCTGCCGTTCACGCAGCGCCAGATCCTGACGCAGTCGCGCGGCCATGCGATCGAGTGCCGCATCAACGCGGAAGACGCCTACAAGTTCATTCCGTCGCCCGGCCGCATCACCGCCTGGCATCCGCCCGGCGGCCCCGGCGTGCGCGTGGACAGCCATGTCTACACCAACTACTTCGTGCCGCCAACCTATGACTCCATGATCGGCAAGCTGATCGTGCATGGCGACACGCGCGAGCAGGCCATGGCGCGCATGCGCACCGCCCTGGGCGAGATCGTGGTGGAAGGCATCAACACCAACATCCCGCTGCACCGCGAGCTGATGGTGGATGCCCGCTTCATCGAAGGC
- the mpl gene encoding UDP-N-acetylmuramate:L-alanyl-gamma-D-glutamyl-meso-diaminopimelate ligase yields the protein MHIHILGICGTFMGGVAALAREAGHKVTGCDAGVYPPMSDQLRALGIDLIEGFGAEQTALQPDMYVIGNVVSRARLDDGTPKFPLMEAILDQGLPYTSGPQWLSEHVLQGRHVLAVAGTHGKTTTSAMLAWILEAAGLQPGFLVGGVPLNFGVSARLGEVAPGHARNYFVIEADEYDTAFFDKRSKFVHYRPRTAILNNLEFDHADIFDNLAAIERQFHHLVRTVPSTGCVVANGLEESLTRVLHQGCWSPVRTFGSTVSDYSAEGEPHDFAVLYQGRTVGRVQWAWSGVHNQLNALAAIAAAAHVGVDPAVAAEALGRFANARRRMEVRGTVEREGGVVTVYDDFAHHPTAIRTTVDGLRRKLNAEGRSNDRILAVFEPRSNTMKLGTMKSQLPWSLEQANLAICHSGGLDWDAAEALEEMGARAQVAADVPSAIAQVLAAVQPGDHVLCMSNGGFGGIHGKLLEQLAAKG from the coding sequence ATGCATATCCACATTCTCGGCATTTGCGGCACCTTCATGGGTGGTGTCGCGGCGCTGGCCCGCGAGGCGGGCCACAAGGTCACCGGCTGCGACGCCGGCGTCTATCCCCCCATGAGCGACCAGTTGCGCGCGCTCGGCATCGACCTGATCGAGGGCTTTGGCGCGGAGCAGACGGCGCTGCAGCCGGACATGTACGTGATCGGCAACGTGGTGAGCCGGGCGCGGCTCGATGACGGCACGCCGAAGTTTCCGCTGATGGAAGCCATTCTGGACCAGGGCCTGCCCTATACCAGCGGGCCACAGTGGCTGTCCGAGCATGTGCTGCAGGGCCGCCATGTGCTGGCCGTGGCGGGCACGCACGGCAAGACCACCACCAGCGCCATGCTGGCCTGGATTCTGGAAGCCGCCGGCCTGCAGCCGGGCTTTCTGGTGGGGGGCGTGCCGCTCAACTTCGGCGTCTCGGCCCGCCTGGGCGAAGTGGCGCCCGGCCATGCGCGCAACTATTTCGTGATCGAGGCCGACGAGTACGACACCGCCTTCTTCGACAAGCGCAGCAAGTTCGTGCACTATCGTCCGCGCACGGCGATCCTGAACAACCTCGAATTCGACCACGCCGACATCTTCGACAATCTCGCGGCCATCGAGCGCCAGTTCCACCATCTGGTGCGGACCGTGCCGTCCACCGGCTGCGTGGTGGCCAACGGGCTGGAAGAATCGCTGACGCGCGTGTTGCACCAGGGTTGCTGGAGCCCCGTGCGCACCTTCGGCAGCACCGTGAGCGACTACAGCGCCGAGGGCGAGCCGCATGACTTTGCCGTGCTGTACCAGGGCCGCACGGTGGGCCGCGTGCAGTGGGCCTGGAGCGGCGTGCACAACCAGCTCAACGCGCTGGCAGCGATCGCCGCCGCCGCGCACGTGGGCGTGGACCCGGCCGTGGCGGCCGAGGCACTGGGACGCTTTGCCAATGCGCGCCGCCGCATGGAGGTGCGTGGCACGGTCGAGCGTGAGGGCGGCGTCGTTACCGTGTATGACGATTTTGCGCACCACCCCACGGCGATCCGCACCACGGTGGACGGACTGCGCCGCAAGCTCAATGCCGAGGGCCGCAGCAACGACCGCATTCTGGCCGTGTTCGAGCCGCGCAGCAACACCATGAAGCTGGGCACGATGAAGTCGCAGCTGCCCTGGAGCCTGGAGCAGGCCAATCTCGCAATCTGCCACAGCGGCGGGCTGGACTGGGATGCCGCCGAAGCGCTGGAAGAAATGGGCGCGCGCGCCCAGGTGGCCGCCGATGTACCGTCCGCCATCGCCCAGGTGCTGGCGGCCGTGCAGCCCGGCGATCATGTACTGTGCATGAGCAATGGCGGGTTTGGCGGCATCCACGGCAAGCTGCTGGAGCAACTGGCCGCAAAGGGCTGA
- a CDS encoding 3-deoxy-7-phosphoheptulonate synthase produces MSPKSQDNALYAQPADKTSQTDNARIKNLTMLPPPEHLIRFFPIKGSPVESLISRTRKTIHDIIRGKDDRLLVVIGPCSIHDPAAAIDYAKRLVKLRDTYKDTLEIVMRVYFEKPRTTVGWKGLINDPYLDESCRIDEGLRIARQLLIDINRLGLPAGSEFLDVISPQYIGDLISWGAIGARTTESQVHRELASGLSAPIGFKNGTDGNIKIATDAIQAASRGHHFLSVHKSGHVAIVQTDGNPDCHVILRGGSKNTNYDTDSVKHACNELEGAKLHGSVMVDCSHANSSKKHERQVEVARDIAGQIAGGSKKVFGVMIESHIHGGAQKFTPGKDQVKDLEYGKSITDACLGWDDSIQALQLLSDGVLARRKHK; encoded by the coding sequence ATGTCTCCCAAGTCCCAAGACAATGCCTTGTATGCGCAGCCGGCCGACAAGACCAGCCAGACCGACAACGCCCGCATCAAGAATCTCACCATGCTGCCTCCCCCGGAACACCTGATCCGCTTCTTCCCGATCAAGGGATCGCCGGTCGAATCCCTGATCAGTCGTACGCGCAAGACCATCCACGACATCATCCGCGGCAAGGATGACCGCCTGCTGGTCGTGATCGGCCCCTGCTCCATCCACGACCCGGCCGCCGCCATCGACTACGCCAAGCGCCTGGTCAAGCTGCGCGATACCTACAAGGACACGCTGGAAATCGTGATGCGCGTTTACTTCGAGAAGCCGCGCACCACCGTGGGCTGGAAAGGCCTGATCAACGACCCCTACCTGGACGAGAGCTGCCGCATCGACGAAGGCCTGCGCATCGCGCGCCAGCTGCTGATCGACATCAACCGCCTGGGCCTGCCCGCCGGCAGCGAGTTCCTGGACGTGATCTCTCCGCAGTACATCGGTGACCTGATCAGCTGGGGCGCCATCGGTGCGCGCACCACCGAAAGCCAGGTACACCGCGAGCTGGCCAGCGGCCTGTCGGCCCCGATCGGCTTCAAGAACGGCACCGACGGCAACATCAAGATCGCCACCGACGCCATCCAGGCTGCCTCGCGCGGCCACCACTTCCTGTCGGTACACAAGAGCGGCCATGTGGCCATCGTGCAGACCGATGGCAACCCGGACTGCCACGTGATCCTGCGCGGCGGTAGCAAGAACACCAACTACGACACCGACAGCGTCAAGCACGCCTGCAACGAGCTGGAAGGCGCCAAGCTGCACGGCAGCGTGATGGTGGACTGCAGCCATGCCAACAGCAGCAAGAAGCACGAGCGCCAGGTGGAAGTGGCGCGCGATATCGCCGGCCAGATCGCCGGCGGCTCGAAGAAGGTGTTCGGCGTGATGATCGAGAGCCACATCCACGGCGGCGCGCAGAAGTTCACGCCCGGCAAGGACCAGGTGAAGGATCTGGAATACGGCAAGAGCATCACCGATGCCTGCCTGGGCTGGGACGATTCCATCCAGGCGCTGCAGCTGCTGTCCGACGGCGTGCTGGCCCGCCGCAAGCACAAGTAA
- the accB gene encoding acetyl-CoA carboxylase biotin carboxyl carrier protein, with protein MDLRKLKTLIDLVSESNVSELEITEAEGKVRIVKGGGAMVQGYAPMMPMQQAMPMAAAPAPAAAPAAAAEPAAAAVPAGHSVKSPMVGTFYRASSPGATPFVEVGSTVKEGDTLCIVEAMKILNEIEADKAGTVKQILCENGDAVEFGQPLFIIE; from the coding sequence ATGGACCTACGCAAACTCAAGACCCTGATCGATCTGGTGTCTGAATCGAACGTTTCCGAACTCGAAATCACCGAAGCCGAGGGCAAGGTTCGCATCGTCAAGGGCGGCGGCGCCATGGTGCAGGGCTACGCGCCCATGATGCCCATGCAGCAGGCCATGCCGATGGCCGCTGCTCCGGCACCGGCTGCCGCCCCGGCTGCAGCAGCCGAGCCCGCAGCGGCGGCAGTGCCGGCCGGCCACAGCGTCAAATCGCCCATGGTGGGCACCTTCTACCGTGCCAGCAGCCCCGGCGCCACCCCGTTCGTCGAGGTTGGCAGCACGGTCAAGGAAGGCGACACGCTGTGCATCGTCGAAGCCATGAAGATCCTGAACGAGATCGAGGCCGACAAGGCCGGCACCGTCAAGCAGATCCTGTGCGAAAACGGCGATGCCGTCGAATTCGGCCAGCCGCTGTTCATCATCGAGTAA